The nucleotide sequence CGTTTTTGGGAGAAGGCTCCGCCACCTGATACATTTGACGGCATCCGCAAACTGAAAATATTTCCCGTCTCCGAAATTCTGGAAGCGCATTTCAACTACCGCATGCCAATTTTGCTTTTTAATGGGATTATGGCGCTCTATTTTTTCTGGATGATTCGAAAAATCACAAGCAACGATTGGGCGGCGCTTTTTTCTTCGACGCTCATCCTCCTGCAACCGATCCTGCTTGGCGTTTCTCAAATCATCAACCCCGACGCGCTTTTTTGGTCTTTCGCCCTCGCTTGCCTTTTGACTTTTTTGGCATTTCTAGAAACTGGCCAGATTTTTTTGGTCCCCCTTTCCATCATCCTGCTTGGCTTCACCTTAGCCAGTAAATATGTAGGAATCATTCTTTTTCCCTTTCTCCTTTTCGCCCTTGGGGTACACGCCATCTTTCACATTCCTGATTGGCAAAAAGAATCAAAAATCATCTGGAAAAAAATGCTTTGGCGCTCCTTGGCTTACCTCCTGATCGTCGCCGGCGGAATCGGCACTTTTGCACTCCTCATGCCAGCAGCACTGGTAAAAATTAAATATCTGGCCGAAGGCACCTATGATTTTCCTGGCATGCAAACAATTTTTCGCATAAGCATCGGCATTGCGCTGGGAATAATTCTCGACGCCCTGATTTTCAAAAGTAAAATTCTCATCTTTGTCGCCCGTTATGGCAAATATCCCCGCATCATTTTCACCGGACTGTTATTTTTCGCCATGGCTACACTGGTAGTTGTGGTTGGCGTCGATTGGACACGCGAATCAAATCTGTTTGGCCTATTGGGTTTTTCTTTCGAAGGCGGAAAAATTCCAGAGTTTTCCGTCCTGCCGTTTTTCAAACAGTTTCTCCTGGAAAGCCGGCCGCTCATTTTTGCAACCACTCCCCTAGTTTTAGGCACCTTAGTTTTTGCCTGGCTAGCCAGTGCTTTCAAACAGTGGAAAACGAACTGGTTTTTGGTCATCCTCACCGCTTTTATCCCTATTTTTTTCCTGGCGGTAATGGAACAAAAACTGCTCATCCACGTGCGCTACAGCATCATTCTTTTTCCCATTGTCGCTATTATTGCTGGAGTGTTTTTGGCGGAATTTTTTCACTGGGGGTTTTTACGCTATGTCCCAAAAGTGATTATTTTTGCCCTGCTTTTTTCCGCCAGCGTCGTCTACCTGCAAAAAGCGCAGCCGTTCTATTTCAACTACACCAATGAACTTTTGCCTAAAAGCTATTCTCTAGTAGACGGCTGGGGCTATGGCGGTTATGAAGCAGCGCAGTATTTAAACAGTCTGCCTGACGCCGGAAAAACGCGCGTAATTGCCGACTACATGGGAGTCTGTCAATTCTATGTCGGTCCCTGTATCCGCTATAGCGACATAACGAGGACGTCTTTTCGCAAACGCTGGAATGCTAAGGGCTATAATTATTTTGTCCTGAGCAAAAAAGGCTTTGGACGTTTCGACTTGAACGAAGATTTTCCAGAATTGGACACTTTCGAGCCAATCTGGAAAATGGAAATCCATGATCGCCCCGGCAACTATCTCAAAATAATTTCTTCCGAAACAGCAATCCTAAAGGATAAAAGCGAAGCTTCTTTGGAAAGTGGAGATTAGCTAATATTGGCAGGACTTACGCATTTGCCAAAAGCAAGCTTATCTATAGCCGAGGTTAGTCAAGAAAAACTTCTGCTTTCTTGGCAACTAAATAAGTAAAGATGAGCTCTAAGTAGCTACGCGCTTTGAAGGTTGCTTTTGGCAAATGCGTAAGTCCTAATTGGAAAAAACACAAGCTATTTCATAAAAACTTTTTCCGTCAACTTATTTTTTATTTTAATCCAATAGGCACTCAGTCCGCCGAGTGTTGCAATTATTTCTTGAACTTGGGGAGAATAATAGCCGCCATTGACCGAATGCGCTAAACATGCTAAGCTTCAGGCAGTGAAAAGTCGTCGAGCTTCACGCAATACATAAGGATTATTAATTACAACGAAAAAATATGATCGGTACAATAAAGAAAAAAACTGACAAAGGTTTCGGATTCATCACTTCTCCAGAATTGGGCAAGGATTTATTCTTCCACAGCAATTCTTTGGTTGACGTTACATTTGACGAAATCCAAGAAGGTGACCAAGTTTCTTTTGATTCAGAAGAGTCTCCAAAAGGCTTGAACGCAATCAACGTTAAGCGCGCCTAGTTTTTTAGGTAAACTTCAAAAAACTCCCAAAGCTTCACGCTTTCGGGAGTTTTTTGTTTGCAATTTTTTCACAGAGACGCTCTACCTGAATGTTCTTTTATATTTAAAACCAAAACCCCAATGTGGGGTTTTGGAAGTTACTACTCTTATCTGGTCAATAGACATCAGTCAGATTGAATTATGACTCTGTCAACACTTTCAAACATCTTGTCGTGATCGCTATAGTTTCCGCGGACCTTTACTACCAAGCCATTCATGAAATCGCTAAAATGTCTCGGGCTACTATCTTTGTCGGTGATGATGTCATTTTTACTCAATTTGACCATCATTGTTCCCATATGATCAGACACAAACGTAAAGGTTTTGTTGGCCGGATCGGGATTCATAATCTTTCCCCTGAAAGTGCTGTCGGCATGAGCTGGAACACTAGAGAGGGAGAGAGCACCTACGACAAGAGCCAAAGAAGCAACAATTGTTGTTAGCTTTGTCATATAATTGTGATTAGATTAATTAAAAAGAACTATTCTTCCAAATAATCGACCTTTTATTTGGTCAATTAAGTTATTAATTTTTGGTTTTTTGAGATGCTAGCCATAAACACCTCTGAATACTGATGATACGATGCTATTCCTTTTTTCGGCGCAAAATACCACCTTAAAAATTTGATCGCTACCGGCTTTCAAAAAGAACAAAAATAGCCTACAATAGAGGCATAAAAAATTAGCCTAAAAATCCTATGCCAAACACACCCATTATTCAACTGCTGGAAGAAAACGAGTTGAATGTTTCTGCGCTCTATGCGCTCTATGCCCAAAAAATTCCCGCCAAATGTACTTTTTGGAATCAACTTTCCCGGGAAGAAATTTCCCATGCCGCTTCCATAAAAAACGATTGTCTTGGCCTTAATTTAGAACAAGCCATTGCCGAGAATAATTTTTCGCGCGGAATCATCACCTATGTGATGGATTTCGTTTTGGCAGAGATTGAAAGAGCCCAAAATAATGCGGTATCACACTTTGACGCCCTAAACACCGCTCTGCGAATCGAGCGCTCAATGCTGGAAAAAAAATGTTTTGACATTTTTGCCCCGACAAACATAACCCTCAAGGAGTTGTTTGAAAAACTAAACACCGAAACCGAACAGCACACAAAAGTGCTGACGGAAGAATTGAAACGATTCAATTAGTAAACAGCAAAAGGCCCCGCTAGGAAAATCAGGACTTGCTCGCTTGCTCGAGTCATTGTAATGTAATTGCCCATATGAAAAGATTATTGCGCCTCATTCCCAAAGGCAGTGTCGTTTTGGCCATTACCTCTTTCGCCTCCTATGTCCTAGGCCTCGGGCGAGACCATTTTTTCGCGCGTACTTTCGGCGCAGGACGCGCCTTGGATGCCTATAACGCCGCTTTTCTTTTTCCTGATTTATTATTCAATATCCTCATTGCTGGAGGGATTGCCGCCGCTTTTGTGCCAATCCTCACCGAACTGTTGCGCAAAGACGAGAAGATCGCCAAGGACTATGTCGATTCCGTCATCACCGCCGCCACCGGAACAATGCTTCTTTCCGCTGTGATTATTTTGCTGTTTGCTAATCCGATCAGCGCGCTTGTTGCTCCCGGTTTTAGCGGCGAGGAAAAATTATTGGTAGCCAAAATCCTCCATGTCTTGGCCTGGTCTCCGATTTTTTTTGCTGCCTCGAACGCTATCGGGGCGATGCTCATCACCAAAAGGCGTTTTTTATTTTATGGACTTTCACCGGTGCTCTATAATTTGGGAATAATTTTGGGGACAGTTTTTCTCGCTCCCCACTTTGGGATTATGGGAGTGACCTATGGCACACTCTTTGGTGCAATCCTTCATCTCCTGACGAGGCTCGGCGATGCCATCTGGCAAGGATTTCGCTTTCGACCGAATTATAATTTTCGCACGCCGGAATTTCGCAAAACCCTGCGCCTTATGCTTCCGAAAATGTTCGGCCATCCGATCGAGCTCGCCACTTTTTGGGGTTTCACCTCCATCGCTTCCGCGCTCGCGCCCGGATCAGTTACAGTCATCAGTTTCGCGCGCAACTTTCAAAGCGTACCGATCAGCCTCATCGGCATCACGATTGCCACCACCAGTTTTCCTGTCCTTTCTCATGCCATCAGCGAAAAAGCTAAAGAGAAATATTGGAAAACACTCAAAAATTCTTTCTGGGCGATTTTTTCTATCAGCGCACTTTCCGCTATTGTCATTTTTTTTATCCGCCGACCGCTCATCGGAATTTTTCTCGGTGGCGGAGCATTTGATGCGGAAGATATTAATCGCACTGCCTTGGCGCTCGGTGTCTTTTGTCTGAGCATCCCGACCGAAGCACTGGTACATCTTTTGGCGCGCGCTTTTTATGCCACAAAAAATACGACCATTCCGGTCGCTGTTAGTATTCTCGGAATCATTATTGCCATCCCCGGCGGATATTTCCTCAGCCACACCTACGGCCTCATCGCCCTCCCCTTCGCCTTTTTCCTCGGCAGTGCGTTTGAACTGATTATCCTAGGAATTCTTCTGCCGCGACGAGTGGGGAAAATTTTGGATTAATTAAGTTTTACCCAACAATAATCATCACTTTTCTCCCCGTATCAACATTCCCGCCGTTCCAATCGTGATTGGCGTTCATAATCGTACTGGCTTTGTAGATATAGTCGGCGCCTTTTCTGGTGCCGGGGTCATTGGTGATGAAATCACCGTTTTTTCGGTAACCTTTGATGACAAGCATATGATAGAGTGGGCCGGGAGTTTGAAAATTGGGATTGCCCAGTTGTCTGCCGGCTTCTGGCATAATCACTGCTTTGCCTTCTGCAAGCGCTGTCTTGATTTGCTCGATAGTCGGATCACTCACCACTTCCACTTTCGGCAAGTTAAAATATTCCCGCAAAATTGTGGCCGTTTCATCCGCAGTCGTGTCTTGATAGTAGCCGAATTTTTTCATCTCAAAATCCATAATCGCCAACATTTTTTTGTCGGCGTCCGCGGGACCGTTGATTGGTTGGTTATTGATATAGCTCGCGACCATCAGTGTCGAAGCCTCTTCACAAAATTCTTGATAGGGCGCGCTCCAGTTTTGATTGGGCGCTTGGGAAGTGAAGGGAATTTTCAGATTGACTTCAGCAGGTAAAGTGGCAGTTGCTACCGGCGTCGAGGGTGCGGTTGGAGATGAGGCAGTTGGCGATTGTGAAGATGTGGGAATATTTTCCTGGGGAGCCGGCGTCGCTTCATAGGGAACGGCCGGTGGCAAGGGCGTTACGATGAATTTATCCTTAAAACGAAAAATGGCAAAACTGGCGCCAAAAATGACAAGTGTGCCTAAAAAAAATAATAATAATTTTTGTGGTTTTTGCATATATTTCAGGACTCACACGTTTGCCCGAGTCAGCCGTATTTTCTAAAAAAATCTTGTCTGAGAATGCCTTTTTTCTTCAAAATTTTCCATTGGTTGCCGTCGATTGAGGGGAAATTTTGAAAAGAAAAAAGAGCATTCGAGTTATTTTTTTAGAAAAATACCGGCTGCGAGGTAAAATGCGTAACTACTATGATTATTGGGAAGATTATAGCACAAACAGCCCGACTCTGCCAGCTTCTCCCATTCCTACCAATGCAATACTTCATGGACGATATCCACCACTTTTTGCGGAGTGGCCAGGGCTTTCACTACATAGAAATGCGCGTCGTATTTTCCTACTTTATTATAAGTCTTTTCATCACTGAGATTGCTCAGGACTACCACCGGGGTAGTTCTGATTGTAATATCTCTTTTCATTTCTTCCAAAACTTCCATCCCGCCTTTGACCGGCATAAGCATATCCAAAAGAACGACGTCCGGTTTTCGCTCGCGGATAAGTGCTAAACCTTCCTCACCGTTGACAGCGCTAATCACGTCAAACCCTTCTAATCTAAACTTTGTCGAATACATCTCTCTGATCATGGCGTCGTCATCAACAATACAGACTAGCTTCTTTTCGCCAAGAATCTCTTCCATACTTTTTTGGTTGATATCTTCCATATATTTTTTACTGGTTTGAATTATTTTTTAGCTTGCCTAGAATATTTTGCAAACTAACTATAGCATAACTATGGCTTTCCGTCCAAAGCAGGTTACGGAAAGACAGTTAATGATGTATAATATGCTTATTGGATGGTAATTAGATAATCTCTCTGAATTATGCCTTTTGAAATAAACCGCTCAATCAATCTGCGCAAATATTTTTTCAGCCTGCTGCTGTCTTTTGTTTTTTCCTGGTTATTTATGCAGCCTGCTTTTGCTGCTACGCTCAGTTGCAACTCCTGCGCCACTTGCACTTCCCAAATTGCAGCCGCCACCAGCGGAGACACTGTCGAACTCACTGCTGATTTGACTGGCGGAACTGAGTCGACCTGCATCACTTTTGATCATAAAGACGGAGTCATCCTTGATTGTCAAAACCAAATCATCACAGGACCATATTGGGACGGCATCCCGCCCTATTTTTTTGGCATCAAGTTGCTTTCGGCCGATAATAACACCATTAGAAATTGCACGGTCAGCAGCTTCTATCAAGCTATCGATATCGAAGGCAGTTCTGGAAATACGCTGGATAATGTGGCGGCAATATTTTCTTTTCAAAATGGCGTCCATGTCAACCGGGACTCTAGTAACAACATGATATCTAATAGCGTAGCGCAGTTTAATGGAAACCGTGGATTCTATATCTACTACAATTGCAATAACAACACAATTATGGATTCCGACTCGGCCAATAACACTGTTGGGGTTAATATTGAATATTCCTCCGGAAATATTCTAGACAATCTCACGATAGACGACAATGTTTATGGTGTTGGAATGGCCTACTGCGAAAACAACATCCTCAAAAATTCACGAATCAATGACAACAGCGACGCAGGGATAGCGATCGCTCCCGCAGATCACAATTCAACCTATGCGAGATATAATACTATATATAACAATTATTTCAAAAATACCACAAACGTAACGATAAATGATGCTACGGATAGCCAGCCGAATTATTTTAACACCACGCTCAATTGCTCCTCTGGTCAAAATATCATCAGCGGCGCATGCATCGGTGGAAATTTCTGGACAACGCCGACTAACAATGGCTTTTCTGATACTTGTACAGATGCCAATAGTAACGGCGTCTGTGACTTAGCTTATACTTTTTCAGCGATTAATATTGACAACTACCCGCTGGCTTCTGCGCTTTCCGGCGACCTCATCGCCCCGGCCTCACCGGCCGGACTTAGTGTGATGTAGATTTGGTTATTTTCATTACAAGACTTGCGAGTTTGTCAAAAACAAGCTCATCCACAGCCAAGGTTGGTCAAGAAAAACTCCCGCTTTCCTAATGACTAAATAAGTAACGATAGACTCTAAGGAACTACGAGTCTTGAAGGTTGCTTTTGGCAAACGCGTAAGTTCTACACTAATCAACAGTCAACCCAAGTGGTGAAGCTGGAGCGATCACATCCGAATCAAGCAACAAGAGAGCACGATAAGCGTTGATTCGGCGACCGCCGACGCTGGTGCCATCATCTATTTGCTTGATAGTAGTAAGCCCAGATTTCACGTCTCCGGTGTTTAAAATTGCACTTTTAACTTGTGAGACCGTGAGCGTTTGATCATATCCCCAAAGCATCGCCGCCAGACCAACGGTATAGGGAGCGGAAAATGAAGTTCCATCACCTGAAGCATAATGATACACACCATCCGGATCGTAATATAAGCTATAAATATTTTCCCCCGGTGCAACAATG is from Parcubacteria group bacterium and encodes:
- the murJ gene encoding murein biosynthesis integral membrane protein MurJ is translated as MKRLLRLIPKGSVVLAITSFASYVLGLGRDHFFARTFGAGRALDAYNAAFLFPDLLFNILIAGGIAAAFVPILTELLRKDEKIAKDYVDSVITAATGTMLLSAVIILLFANPISALVAPGFSGEEKLLVAKILHVLAWSPIFFAASNAIGAMLITKRRFLFYGLSPVLYNLGIILGTVFLAPHFGIMGVTYGTLFGAILHLLTRLGDAIWQGFRFRPNYNFRTPEFRKTLRLMLPKMFGHPIELATFWGFTSIASALAPGSVTVISFARNFQSVPISLIGITIATTSFPVLSHAISEKAKEKYWKTLKNSFWAIFSISALSAIVIFFIRRPLIGIFLGGGAFDAEDINRTALALGVFCLSIPTEALVHLLARAFYATKNTTIPVAVSILGIIIAIPGGYFLSHTYGLIALPFAFFLGSAFELIILGILLPRRVGKILD
- a CDS encoding NosD domain-containing protein, coding for MPFEINRSINLRKYFFSLLLSFVFSWLFMQPAFAATLSCNSCATCTSQIAAATSGDTVELTADLTGGTESTCITFDHKDGVILDCQNQIITGPYWDGIPPYFFGIKLLSADNNTIRNCTVSSFYQAIDIEGSSGNTLDNVAAIFSFQNGVHVNRDSSNNMISNSVAQFNGNRGFYIYYNCNNNTIMDSDSANNTVGVNIEYSSGNILDNLTIDDNVYGVGMAYCENNILKNSRINDNSDAGIAIAPADHNSTYARYNTIYNNYFKNTTNVTINDATDSQPNYFNTTLNCSSGQNIISGACIGGNFWTTPTNNGFSDTCTDANSNGVCDLAYTFSAINIDNYPLASALSGDLIAPASPAGLSVM
- a CDS encoding cold shock domain-containing protein, encoding MIGTIKKKTDKGFGFITSPELGKDLFFHSNSLVDVTFDEIQEGDQVSFDSEESPKGLNAINVKRA
- a CDS encoding C39 family peptidase, encoding MQKPQKLLLFFLGTLVIFGASFAIFRFKDKFIVTPLPPAVPYEATPAPQENIPTSSQSPTASSPTAPSTPVATATLPAEVNLKIPFTSQAPNQNWSAPYQEFCEEASTLMVASYINNQPINGPADADKKMLAIMDFEMKKFGYYQDTTADETATILREYFNLPKVEVVSDPTIEQIKTALAEGKAVIMPEAGRQLGNPNFQTPGPLYHMLVIKGYRKNGDFITNDPGTRKGADYIYKASTIMNANHDWNGGNVDTGRKVMIIVG
- a CDS encoding phospholipid carrier-dependent glycosyltransferase translates to MTILIKEETEEEKVAKKIQKKTRWKSFLLSMFAFLLLGLPLATYFHFGFDHLSEFETADEFLWYSQGRIQQYWDAMLSRNWKDTRINDKPGVSLAIISGSARFWEKAPPPDTFDGIRKLKIFPVSEILEAHFNYRMPILLFNGIMALYFFWMIRKITSNDWAALFSSTLILLQPILLGVSQIINPDALFWSFALACLLTFLAFLETGQIFLVPLSIILLGFTLASKYVGIILFPFLLFALGVHAIFHIPDWQKESKIIWKKMLWRSLAYLLIVAGGIGTFALLMPAALVKIKYLAEGTYDFPGMQTIFRISIGIALGIILDALIFKSKILIFVARYGKYPRIIFTGLLFFAMATLVVVVGVDWTRESNLFGLLGFSFEGGKIPEFSVLPFFKQFLLESRPLIFATTPLVLGTLVFAWLASAFKQWKTNWFLVILTAFIPIFFLAVMEQKLLIHVRYSIILFPIVAIIAGVFLAEFFHWGFLRYVPKVIIFALLFSASVVYLQKAQPFYFNYTNELLPKSYSLVDGWGYGGYEAAQYLNSLPDAGKTRVIADYMGVCQFYVGPCIRYSDITRTSFRKRWNAKGYNYFVLSKKGFGRFDLNEDFPELDTFEPIWKMEIHDRPGNYLKIISSETAILKDKSEASLESGD
- a CDS encoding response regulator — translated: MEDINQKSMEEILGEKKLVCIVDDDAMIREMYSTKFRLEGFDVISAVNGEEGLALIRERKPDVVLLDMLMPVKGGMEVLEEMKRDITIRTTPVVVLSNLSDEKTYNKVGKYDAHFYVVKALATPQKVVDIVHEVLHW